The Streptobacillus felis genome contains the following window.
CCAGTTTTTTGGTACATGTTCTGATATATTATATACCATAAGAGGCTCTTACTAAAAATTATATTTTTTTCAATTTACAGACTTATTTCAATACTCTCATACTATCTTTTTATTTCCAAACAGTTATCTCCCAAATACCATTAATAGGTTCAACAATCTCAACTTTTATTTGCAAATTTTTACAATGATTTTCAATTTTAACTTTAGCACAACTATGATCTACAATTATAGTAAATTTTTCACCTTCATTCAAATTATTGTAAATTTTTTCAAATTTTAAAAATGGTATAGGACATATTTCACCAAAACATTCTTCTATCATAATACCTCCATAATTAGTATATCAAAAATATTTTATTAATTCAAAT
Protein-coding sequences here:
- a CDS encoding sulfurtransferase TusA family protein, whose protein sequence is MIEECFGEICPIPFLKFEKIYNNLNEGEKFTIIVDHSCAKVKIENHCKNLQIKVEIVEPINGIWEITVWK